The Desulfosalsimonas propionicica genome has a segment encoding these proteins:
- a CDS encoding RlmE family RNA methyltransferase → MKRKKTKNPGNVRARPDFYAQQAKKEHFPARSVYKLKEIQKKHNLIRPGQVVLDLGCAPGSWLLYAAETAGESGRVIGVDLKTVDMDLPANVCVFQADINEMAPEVWQIIDQGVDAVLSDMAPSTTGRKDVDAVRSHQLCEMALYIADRALRPGGGFVCKIFQGPDFKAFCDAVRDRFEMMKIFKPASCRKDSREIYVIGKGRKQEETDGRTQ, encoded by the coding sequence ATGAAACGAAAAAAAACAAAAAATCCCGGAAATGTTCGCGCGCGGCCGGATTTTTACGCGCAACAGGCCAAAAAGGAACATTTTCCCGCCCGGTCGGTTTACAAGCTAAAGGAGATCCAGAAAAAGCACAATCTGATCCGGCCCGGCCAGGTGGTGCTGGATCTGGGTTGCGCGCCGGGATCCTGGCTTTTGTATGCCGCGGAGACAGCCGGGGAGTCCGGCAGGGTCATCGGTGTGGATCTAAAGACCGTGGATATGGACCTGCCGGCCAATGTGTGCGTGTTTCAGGCCGATATCAATGAAATGGCCCCGGAGGTCTGGCAAATCATTGACCAGGGCGTGGATGCGGTGTTAAGCGATATGGCGCCTTCCACCACCGGCCGCAAGGATGTGGATGCCGTGCGCTCCCATCAGTTGTGTGAAATGGCGCTCTATATTGCTGACAGGGCGCTGCGGCCGGGCGGGGGGTTTGTGTGCAAGATATTTCAGGGCCCGGATTTCAAGGCGTTTTGTGATGCGGTCCGGGACCGGTTTGAGATGATGAAGATATTTAAGCCGGCCAGCTGCCGCAAAGACAGCAGGGAAATCTACGTGATCGGCAAGGGCCGGAAACAGGAGGAAACAGATGGCAGGACACAGTAA
- the radA gene encoding DNA repair protein RadA has protein sequence MKKNNRIIYWCQACGHQSPKWMGRCPDCGQWDSMVEQTAPSGPASAARKALADRPEPVLIDAVAMDGEERIRTGVDEFDRVLGGGIIAGSLVLIGGDPGIGKSTLVLQVLQHLAREKRRVLYVSGEESTRQLKMRSRRLAPQAPGMYVVSEIDVDAVIDMVHDQKPDALVIDSIQTMFSKDAASAPGSVTQVREATMKLMVMAKQTGIPAFLIGHVTKEGAIAGPRIMEHMVDTVLYFEGDQNHVFRILRAVKNRFGSTNEIGVFEMKESGLEQVPNPSAVFLSERAKNAPGSVVTACMEGTRPILVELQALISGSGYGTPRRTVLGLDYNRVSLLVAVMEKKLGLNVAGQDIFMNVAGGVRVSEPAVDLGIISAVASSFLDRPVADGTLLLGEVGLTGEVRGISHLPARIAEVEKMGFTRCIVPKNSLKQVKGAGGIELVGIRRLSEIMDILF, from the coding sequence CCTGCGGGCACCAGAGCCCCAAGTGGATGGGCCGGTGCCCGGACTGCGGTCAGTGGGACAGCATGGTGGAGCAGACCGCCCCTTCCGGGCCGGCCTCGGCCGCCCGAAAGGCCCTGGCCGACAGGCCCGAGCCCGTGCTCATCGACGCTGTTGCCATGGACGGCGAGGAGCGGATCCGTACCGGGGTGGATGAATTTGACCGGGTTTTGGGCGGCGGGATTATCGCCGGCAGCCTGGTGTTAATCGGCGGAGATCCCGGCATCGGAAAATCCACCCTTGTGCTGCAGGTCCTCCAGCACCTGGCCAGGGAAAAGCGCCGGGTGCTTTATGTCTCCGGCGAAGAATCCACCCGGCAGCTCAAGATGCGCAGCCGCCGCCTTGCTCCGCAGGCCCCGGGCATGTACGTGGTATCTGAAATCGATGTGGATGCTGTCATTGACATGGTTCATGACCAGAAGCCGGACGCCCTGGTCATTGATTCCATTCAGACCATGTTTTCAAAGGATGCCGCCTCTGCCCCGGGCAGTGTCACCCAGGTGCGCGAGGCTACCATGAAGCTGATGGTCATGGCCAAGCAGACCGGAATCCCGGCGTTTTTAATCGGCCATGTCACCAAGGAGGGCGCCATTGCCGGCCCCAGGATCATGGAGCACATGGTGGACACGGTGCTGTATTTCGAAGGCGACCAGAATCATGTGTTTCGCATTCTGCGGGCGGTCAAGAACCGGTTTGGCTCCACCAATGAAATCGGCGTGTTTGAAATGAAGGAATCCGGCCTGGAGCAGGTGCCCAACCCGTCTGCGGTGTTTTTGTCCGAGCGGGCCAAAAACGCCCCGGGCTCTGTGGTGACCGCCTGCATGGAGGGCACCCGGCCCATTTTGGTGGAACTCCAGGCCCTGATCAGCGGGTCGGGCTACGGCACCCCCAGGCGAACGGTGCTGGGTCTGGATTACAACCGGGTATCGCTTCTGGTTGCGGTCATGGAGAAAAAACTGGGGTTAAACGTGGCCGGCCAGGATATTTTCATGAACGTGGCCGGCGGGGTGCGGGTATCAGAGCCGGCCGTGGACCTGGGCATTATTTCAGCGGTGGCCTCCAGTTTTCTGGACAGGCCTGTTGCCGACGGCACGCTTCTGCTGGGTGAAGTGGGGCTCACCGGCGAGGTCCGGGGCATTTCCCATCTGCCGGCCCGGATCGCCGAGGTGGAAAAAATGGGCTTTACCCGCTGCATTGTGCCCAAAAACAGCCTCAAACAGGTCAAGGGCGCCGGGGGCATTGAACTGGTCGGCATTCGGCGGCTTTCGGAAATTATGGACATTCTTTTTTAA